The region CGCGCCAACAGCATACATCAAGTTGGTGCCTGAAGCGAAATAACTTCGGACTTTTGTATTGGCTTCATTGATACCGGCATTGCCATCCTGGGCAAATGCACAGGCGGTTATGATCATTAACAAAAAGAACAGACTCCTTTTTTTCATACT is a window of Chitinophagales bacterium DNA encoding:
- a CDS encoding DUF4134 domain-containing protein; protein product: MKKRSLFFLLMIITACAFAQDGNAGINEANTKVRSYFASGTNLMYAVGAVLGLIGAVKVYSKWNSGDPDTSKVAAAWFGSCVFLVVVATVIRSFFGV